Sequence from the Nymphaea colorata isolate Beijing-Zhang1983 chromosome 9, ASM883128v2, whole genome shotgun sequence genome:
cTTCAACCGATTGGTTCAGATGAAGGAACAATTCTTGGCTACTTATTTATTCAAGTTACAGACTTCAATGTTAGAAATATATCTTCTACCGATTGACATTAATTGTATAAATAAATGACAAACATTTTATCTATTCAAAAAATCTTAACAGAAGATTTAAATTTGACTTTTCTCGTTGGTTGTGCACTCTAGCTCTCCCCGAAaacgaataaaaaaaataaagtaggTCTTCACTTGCAAAAATGAAAGTGGTTGGAGGATCTTAAAATTATTAACTGTTGATGCAGgcgaaaatcataaaatcatgtgaaatttaatgattttttgaTCTCCAACTTAAGCTCAAAAAGTTGGAAACTCGCGGAAGATGGGTAGAAAGAGACTTAAACGTCAATTAGCTTGTTAAAATGAGACAATATGTGTTTCGGCCTAAAGGGGCTGCACCTACACCGACTgaggaaaaaaaagcatttGCCTTGCTTTCTAGTTTTAAATCAGTCTTCATACATGTTTTTATTCAAGACGTCATATTAAGAAATAAATCTACGACAGATTGACATTAGTCATAAAAATAAGATAATAATATAGTCTACCAAGAAgattataaaagaaaagtctGCATTGATTGTTTCCCTTGTCGGAAATTCTTACACACGAAGGCGCACAAGCGCAATAACCTTAGGTGTTCCACAATATTTTATTGCATAGGTATGGGCCCCTTCATGGAAATGATGCAAGGCTAATACCGAGGACCATTAGAACAGCTGATATGGAGCTTGGGTAGCCTAAAATCGACGCCTGTAATAGATTGACCGGATGATTTACACAAAACTCTGTTTTTTTTATCCATTCTAAATGATAAGTAGTTAATTTTTCATGTGCGCAGAAGCGGCATTAGCTATCCAcatatcaaaggaaaatttGCTCAATGGTgatcatttatttttaatgcaGTGATGTTTATTGATCGCAGATACTCGAAACAGTGTAATAGTTGAGTTTGAGAAAGAAGAccataataatatttttattttctcgaAAGAACTGtcataaatatttaaattttcaacgATGTATCTAAACATAGGCACCAAGAGACAGCTTGGTGCAAGCTTTTAAAATTCACTGATGCAAATATCTCAACAAAAATCTGTTTGCACTCAAGTTGGTTTTGCATCAATGATGGTATACGGTTAGGTTTATCTTGAATAATGGACGAATTCCAACTACCAACACTTATACGGACAAAACCAAGAATACGAAAAACTCAATGGCATGATCTAAGGTCTTCATTTTGACATCCTGTGAGAAAATCCCTTTGTTAGGAATATGTTTCACTAAAACAGAAGGATCATCAGAGTCGGTGTTCCTTATTGTCACAGCAGATCAGAAACAAACTTTCACCAACAGCAATTTAGCGGTACGACGATAGCAATTGTTGCCTTTCATGGTATCCGAAGGTTGAAAAATGTTGGCTTTCACAGAACCTATTGATAATAAAATTCACCTTATCTAATGCAGACTTTGCATTAGACATTATCTTTCTTCAATAACGCCCATTTTTGCTCCTCAACACAGTCTGCCACGAAGCAGATTTTACTAAGTTCTTATCTCCGATTGCAGTTTATGTCAATAAATCTTCTAAGGTACTTATGCTAGTGATGGAGCCCGTGACATTTGAATGATGCCACAGTCGCTTGTCATTAACACGATTGCTGGATCAAAATTCATGGAATTATTGGATCAAGCCTGAAAAAGTTGCAGTATAACAAGATCAGTAGTTCTTTAGTGGAAAGCGCCCTTCACGGCTTCACCTCCTCCTATCTTGCGTAACACACGAGAACAATGGATTCAAAAATTGTGTCATGTTTTAGAGCACTCCGCAGCCCAGACAACAgctcaaaaaaaggaaaacagaacaGGAGAACGTGGCCTTCTGAATGTACCAAAGAAAAACGTTCCTTCAAATAGAAGTGGTATTTCCTTTTTACATGAAAGTTTTCTTATACTTCACAGCCAAATGAATGAACCATTGATAATTACAGAGTAACTTCAAAATCCAGCCTTCTTCTCTGAATAATACCCCAGTGAACCACAAGGCCCTCTCCAAACAGCACACAAGTGAAAAGCTTCCTACTCAATTATTTATGTTCCATCAACTACTTAAAGCACCAAAGAAGGTACTTGAGTCGTTCAAGAAAACATTTCTTTGACAAGCATCAACTGTATAATGAAAGTGCTTGTCAAGTGCATGTTCATTctcgtttttttgaaaaataagcatgcttaaacataaacATGGCAAATTGGAAGATGGTTGTTCTAGTCACTGTAGTTGCAGTCCTGCCTTCGTAGTAATACAGTCACTAGACCATGGATTTGTTTGGACAAAAGAATTTCTTCCACAGGCTATTCACATCCGCTATCATCTTCCATCTCTTTTACTGTGGGTAGCCTGAAACCTCCTTCGAAGAATTCAACCAGCCATTTCACTCTCGTTTCTGAGCCGTTTATACTGAAAACACCATCTGAAGTTGCCATTATTGCCATTTGAGGAATTCGTGGATGGATGCAATTCCTGTAGTGCAAGAACTAACAGTCAGCAAAAATCTGTTTAAAAGCATCCTTTTCCAGTCAATTTtgcatagaaaaggaaaagtgaagAGCCACCTTTGCCAAAATATTGGTGagaaaaattcttttgaaagaaactCAAGAAACATCAAATTCGTTTGCAACAAAGCTCAAGGAATGTGTCTAATTTGTGAACTCTTGAGTGCAAGTGCAATAGGATGTGCAATTGTCGTAGTTGGCAAACAAGAACCATACCTGTACAGTGGGGCTTCCCCAGAAGATGAGCTCAAAATGAGCTTCTGAATAGCTGGGGACTTGAACAGGCTCATGAGCCTGTGATCACCATTACATCCTGTTGCAATGATTACAATATCTGCATTCACCTGTGAATCTTCAGACCCTAATGTCAAACCTGCCTCACAAAATAGCCATTCTGTAGATTGCTCAAGGATGATGCTTCcttcttcaactcttttgtGGAAGTCATCGGGTAGAGCTGCGTCAACAGATGAAAAACCTTCATTAGTGAGGCTGTTTCTGTGTGTTTGCCATGAAGTGGCTATATGTTTCTTGGAGATATAACTAAGttaaaacaacaacaaaagaagcTCTACAGAAGAGATTAGAAACTAATAATGTTCCAAGACCCTAAAATTACATTGGGGATAGACTCATTTAGGAAGTCGATTATGAAGACTCATCCATTCGATAGTGGAACGAAAAAAGATTTGTGTATCATCAAAAAGGACAAACAATCATGAAACTCAAGAAGCTTATTTGACAAATTTGCCTTTGTTTCTCatcaaaaaatttctttcctttaatGCTAAACACACGAATCTACATGTGATAAACTTGCGTTTGTTTTTTAGCATGACAGTTGTtgccttcaatgccaaggacgTGAATGCAAAATGCTCTTTACGGCAGTAGCTCCTAGGAGAAGGTAACAGTTTGTCAAAGCTGAAATTACTTAAAATGCCAAAACCTTCTGCCAAATTTTCTTTCCACCATGAGGGCAGTTCAATTAGTCAGAGATAGTGATGGTCCAGGCGACTTGAAGATAACATGGACTTTGTTTTGCAAATTCATGAATTAAAACAGGGTGCTCTGCTAAATCATGGTGTAAAAATGTTTCAGCACCCTACCgctcatgcatctcattaactATCCTCAATGCAGACAGTGAGGTTTATCAGAAAGGAGCTAATGGCCATAGTTTATGGCCTTGTGGCCTTTGATCACAGATCTGGATTCCCTCACACCTTATTTTTATCTGCAAATTGAACAACTCATACTTGATAATTATCttaattgaaagtttgaaactgACGCCAAGCAGATGGATTTGTCATAATAAATCTTATATAAATTGATCCTAGGCTCAGAAagcatgctttttcttttggaagttTATAGCAATGCATTTTTGCACCACTAGCAGATAGTATATGCGGTTCTGATTCTAGTGATCCCAACACCAATATTGATAAAAGGTATCGTGAAGAACCAATTGTCGTGCAGTCTGACATAaccaaaaaaacatgtattgGGTTTTCGAGAGGATAGttattagagaagaagaggatAGGGATgccggaaatttttttcctttcccattACCATGATATTCTTGGGCATGTTAGCGTATCTTTTTACCAATCCTGTCAGTTAAATGCTATCTGTTCCACGAGGCCTTTAAAGGTGCTTTTAGAAACCAACAGATTGAATAAATTGAACGATGCTATGGCCAGGTTACTCTGAAATAGTATCAATAGTGCAGCCTCTCTGCTAATTTGGACTTGACGTGATTCACTCCAGATATAAGCTTTTACAGTGAATGTAATGAAGAGCTGGCTTGAAAAGACATCAGCATCTATCACCGTTAGGTTGCTTAATAAACATGTGATAAAGAACCTCATCCAAGAAGATATCATAGCCTCAACAATCTTAGGTTGCTCAAGAGGCAAGTCTAAAAAGTGGcagcagaaaagaaaggaaaacatcaCCCACTTTTTGCGAGGTTCTTCAAATGCAACTTACAAAAGCTTGGTTAATAAGGCGTTTTCTGTAAAGTATTCTATTTAAAACTTCACAATCTACAAACCTATAGAAGAAACAAGGGAAGGGAATTTTCTTTCCAGTTCTTTTTTCAGAACAGTAAACACAATAAGCTTCTCAGACAAACACATTAAACTGCGATTGTTAGATGTGGTTTACCATGATTAGAAacaaacaaattcatgaaattaaaaatcatctACATCCATTATGCTgaaaggtggacccgagactaGGCATATTAAAATATCACTTGCATTCATCAAAGGAAAAGATTGTCATGGGATATATAGATAAGGATCACGAGAAATCAGCATACCAAAGGGTAACTTTGAGATGATTGTGCCATTTGAACGACCAGCAGCATTGGGAATAGCATCATTGCTGTTCTTGTTGGGGCTCGTGATGACCATAGTACATGGGCTCTCCAATcctatttaaaaaagaaagtagGAAAAAACAGCCCACTTTTTAGTTTAGATTTCAGTAGAAAAGAATATTTAGACAATTAAACAATTGTGCAGGTACCACGTCATCcaaaattaaaatagaaaaatggaacAGGTCGTTGACATGGAGCCAGGATGGACCGTACCTTTACATGCCAGTCTGGGCCATCCTTTTTAAGTATTTTCCTTCCTCTTGTTTTAATTGGAAAGTAGGTAGCCCACGGGACAGTCCAAAACAGCATCCATCATTTTACTAACAGTGGAACCTTTTCGACTAAATGGCCTCATCAGACCATGAATAATTCAAAAGATCTATGACAATTTACAGCACACTTTGAAGAGCTGAAACTAGGCCATCAAGTGCTTGAAACGCCACCAAGGCCATTTATGTTTCTACCCATCAACAACGATCTGCAGTGCTTGTCAGGGGCATCTACCTGGTCCTTATAACAAGATGTGTAGAACCCCCGGTTGATTCCATATccggaaaaaataaaatgtgatgcTTCTTTCTCACGTCCAAAAGGACCTAAACTTTATAAGACAGAGGCGGAAAGTTTGTTTCCCacaataaaaagtgaaaaagaaagaggagttTTTACTTTTCGTTGAAAGCTTATAATCTTCCATTTTCTTATCTAAAACATGATTCACCTTTATGAGAaaattaaaatgcattttcagtAACATAGTTTTATGCTCTTTCCACTTGCCTGTATTGCTATCTTTCGTgcttagtaaaaaaaaaatcacaatgtgaaatcctcatcttcttctttttacccGTTCACCAGGTTTTAGTAATCATGCCTCTTATTATGCTCTACACTCAGAGTAGTGTTTCAGGTCCCCTTCACATGAAAAATTGCCTCTTCGTGTGAAAAGCCACTGCTCCCTCTTTTACTGAAACAAAGGCTGCAGAGGAGAAAGAAACTCTGTCCTCATCTTTTGAATGAGCTGATATatcaatttaaaagaaaaaaaatgaatcaccCTTCCTCCTGGGGAAGTTTTCTCTTCTTAGTTGATATGCAAGAAAAGATGATTTCTCAGCTCctcattttcatttctcttaGTCACTCCCTGTCCATTTCCGATTCTCATGAAAAAAGGAACTTGGTGAGCTCTCCACATTTGAAGCAGTAGACCACATATAATTCTTCTCTCAACAGGGCCCTTGAATGGAAAGGAGATCTAGGTATCCAAGAAAGCAACACCACTCCCCAATGATGCAAATACAATTTTTGCAATTTCCCTCACTTCAGAACTCAAACTAACTGCTTGTTTCTTGAAACGTCTCACATTCTATGCAAAGATTCCTTTCCATTATTCTTTCCCTCGACTTCAGAAACCAACACCAACCCTTTGAAACACATCTAGTTCATTGTAAAAGGTCCATTTTCTTGTTCTCcaaaacagacacacacaccagagggagaggaagagagagagagagagagagagagagagagagagagagagagagttaccaTTTTCTCTAGCGCATTGGGTAGCTATATCGAAGGCGCTTTTGTGAGTTCCAACTATAACCACCTTTTTCCCTTCTATGAGTTCCACTGCGTCGAGCTCATCCATCATTAGGTACTCCTTGGCGTGCATCACCTTCCCCTTGAATACCTCTGGCCCCTTGTCTGATGGGAGTGCCGGCATCTTCGGGGCGCTGTTGAATTTCCCAATACACACCACCACAAACTCAACTTCATACACCTGCTCAAGACCAACTTCATCATCACAATAAGAACTCACAGTACAGAAGACAAAGACAGAGAGACAAGAGAACGGGGGTTTTATACATGAGTCGTTTCGTGTTCGGTGTCTTGAACGGTGATCTTCCACGCTCCCTCCGAGCTGAATGCATGGCCGGTGTTGGCCCAGAGACTCCAAGAGAGGATCTCTTCATCGGTAGCTCCCAAATATTCGAGGCTCAGCACCTTGGAGTTGAACCTGATGCAGTCGATGAGGTTGAAGTGGCGGGCGTAGGACTCGATGTAGCGATGCACCTTGCTGCGGTTGGGGTACTCCTCGTTGGATTTGGGAGGCCAGGGGAAGTCCGAGAACTGGTAGGCTGGCCTCGGTGGGGTGCTCTGGGGCATGAACGCAGCCGGAtctgatgatggtggtggtgctACCGGCGACGGTGGTGTTGGTGGTGCGGGGCTGGTCCAGACGCCTCCTATACTGCTCTGGAACTCGAAAACGATGGGTTCATACCCTCTCTGTAACATGTACTTGCAGGAGAGCAGGCCGCTGATGCCTGCGCCTATGATGCCGACTCGCTTCCCCATTTCCGCTCCCCctgtctctcttcctctctcaatCGCAAATTCACAACGTTCTTGGTGGCTTTGTACAA
This genomic interval carries:
- the LOC116260777 gene encoding probable flavin-containing monooxygenase 1 — protein: MGKRVGIIGAGISGLLSCKYMLQRGYEPIVFEFQSSIGGVWTSPAPPTPPSPVAPPPSSDPAAFMPQSTPPRPAYQFSDFPWPPKSNEEYPNRSKVHRYIESYARHFNLIDCIRFNSKVLSLEYLGATDEEILSWSLWANTGHAFSSEGAWKITVQDTEHETTHVYEVEFVVVCIGKFNSAPKMPALPSDKGPEVFKGKVMHAKEYLMMDELDAVELIEGKKVVIVGTHKSAFDIATQCARENGLESPCTMVITSPNKNSNDAIPNAAGRSNGTIISKLPFALPDDFHKRVEEGSIILEQSTEWLFCEAGLTLGSEDSQVNADIVIIATGCNGDHRLMSLFKSPAIQKLILSSSSGEAPLYRNCIHPRIPQMAIMATSDGVFSINGSETRVKWLVEFFEGGFRLPTVKEMEDDSGCE